In Argopecten irradians isolate NY chromosome 11, Ai_NY, whole genome shotgun sequence, one DNA window encodes the following:
- the LOC138334517 gene encoding uncharacterized protein, with protein sequence MYQKNNNHLLPRNCVYWLLLALLVVTDARTIRSERSTSDIPHGLNSPCGPSNRDAPLATIIEPLQRDHILNAVEDVQRTTNQLQELYVRSNKCLRMTSIGTTLSAEIYLEEVIGLPGPEEIAVNQDVTVDYIVVSHLLVFVDIVISDNGAPRDTVHRHALWQELRLQVLSLLCDMRKAIVDVPQIASDITPPCVVEASCNGQRSRFTRNMRNHVIVSTVRDVSSRLHQKYSQLPVQ encoded by the exons ATGTATCAGAAGAACAACAATCATTTACTTCCTAGAA ATTGCGTGTACTGGTTATTACTAGCACTCCTCGTGGTGACGGACGCACGTACCATTCGCTCTGAAAGGTCAACATCAGACATACCCCATGGTCTCAACTCCCCGTGCGGACCCAGTAACCGTGACGCTCCTCTGGCCACGATCATTGAACCATTACAAAGGGACCATATCCTGAACGCTGTGGAGGATGTACAACGCACCACAAACCAGCTACAAGAACTATACGTAAGATCCAACAAATGTTTGCGAATGACTTCCATA GGAACGACGCTATCAGCCGAGATATACTTAGAGGAAGTCATCGGACTGCCGGGACCAGAGGAAATAGCTGTAAATCAAGAT GTGACCGTTGACTACATTGTTGTCTCCCATCTACTCGTCTTTGTTGACATAGTCATCTCCGACAACGGAGCACCACGTGATACCGTGCACCGACACGCCCTCTGGCAGGAGCTTCGTTTACAAGTACTCTCCCTTCTCTGTGACATGCGCAAGGCAATAGTTGATGTTCCTCAGATTGCCAGTGACATCACCCCTCCCTGTGTCGTCGAAGCTTCGTGCAATGGTCAACGCTCGAGATTTACACGTAACATGAGGAACCACGTGATAGTCAGTACCGTCCGGGACGTGTCAAGTCGCCTCCATCAGAAATATAGTCAGTTACCTGTCCAATAG
- the LOC138334516 gene encoding uncharacterized protein, whose amino-acid sequence MRDLVYCLVLTLLVVTDARVIGSERSTSYIPHGINSPCGPSNRDAPLVTVIEPLQRDHVLHEVEDVQRIANQLIEEYDMTLLPDIYSEEVIGLPGPEEISVFQNVTVDYIVVSHLLVFVDIVISDNGAPRDTVDRHALWQELRIQVLSLLCDMRKAIVDVPQVCSDITPPCVIEASCNGQRSRFTRNMRNHVIVSTVRDVSSRLRQKYSLLPVH is encoded by the exons ATGAGAG ATTTAGTGTATTGTTTAGTACTAACACTACTAGTTGTGACGGATGCACGTGTCATTGGCTCTGAGAGGTCAACATCATACATACCCCATGGCATCAACTCCCCGTGCGGACCCAGTAACCGTGACGCTCCTCTGGTCACAGTAATTGAACCACTACAAAGGGACCATGTTCTTCATGAAGTGGAAGATGTACAACGAATAGCTAATCAGCTCATAGAAGAATAT GATATGACATTACTGCCCGACATTTACTCAGAAGAAGTGATAGGACTGCCAGGACCAGAggagatatctgtatttcaaaat GTGACTGTTGACTACATTGTTGTCTCCCACCTACTCGTCTTTGTTGACATAGTTATCTCCGACAACGGAGCACCACGTGATACCGTGGACCGACACGCCCTCTGGCAGGAACTtcgtatacaagttctgtcccttCTCTGCGACATGCGCAAAGCAATTGTTGATGTTCCTCAGGTCTGCAGTGACATCACCCCTCCCTGTGTCATCGAAGCCTCGTGCAATGGCCAACGCTCGAGATTTACACGTAACATGAGGAACCACGTGATCGTCAGTACCGTCCGGGACGTGTCAAGTCGCCTCCGTCAGAAATATAGTTTGTTACCAGTCCATTAG